Proteins from one Candidatus Roseilinea sp. genomic window:
- the hemL gene encoding glutamate-1-semialdehyde 2,1-aminomutase yields MFRDKYLTDLPMESLVKPATGSMAADAVAMAPAGEAPRVVSVGARPATQRDLWYARARAVMPWGVSSNFRYWNDADTPVIARGKGAYIWDVDGKRYIDYRLGFGPVILGHAYEAVTQAVFEAMQDGNTFAFTNVYEVRAAERICRMTGVDKVRFTNSGSESTMHALRIARAHTNRERFIKFEGCYHGAHDYVMWSTSDSPVSAMGSRRSPIPVSTSSGIPSDVRKWVITLPFNDFAMLERTVRDHGHSIAAILVEPMMGNMAGIMPAKGWLEFIRKLCDDYGIVMILDEVKTGFRIAPGGAQQFFGVRADLVTYAKAMGNGFPIGAIGGKEEFMMTIEPGAVGHGGTYCGNVVSVAACDAVLRVMEEEPVFETIHARGLRLMAGIQEILNRFGIPHSLTGVPAMFGLIIGDGESTDKPSDYRSAERFANDALMDAIFEGLYARGIMPDPDYGEPWFLCYALSEADVDETLQAYEDAVKAALR; encoded by the coding sequence AGCAGGCGAAGCTCCACGCGTTGTATCGGTCGGCGCTCGACCGGCGACACAACGCGATCTGTGGTACGCGCGTGCGCGCGCCGTCATGCCGTGGGGCGTCTCGTCCAACTTCCGTTATTGGAACGACGCCGATACCCCGGTAATCGCGCGCGGCAAAGGCGCATATATCTGGGATGTGGACGGCAAAAGATATATTGACTATCGCCTCGGCTTCGGGCCGGTCATCTTGGGTCACGCTTACGAGGCTGTGACGCAGGCGGTCTTCGAAGCCATGCAGGATGGCAACACATTTGCTTTCACGAACGTATACGAAGTGCGCGCGGCAGAGCGCATCTGCCGCATGACAGGCGTAGATAAGGTGCGTTTCACCAACAGCGGCAGCGAGAGCACGATGCACGCGCTGCGCATCGCCAGGGCGCACACCAACCGCGAGCGATTTATCAAGTTCGAGGGGTGCTACCACGGCGCGCACGACTATGTGATGTGGAGCACCTCCGACAGCCCGGTCAGCGCGATGGGCTCGCGCCGCAGCCCAATCCCCGTGTCGACCAGCAGTGGCATTCCCAGCGATGTGCGCAAGTGGGTGATCACCTTGCCTTTCAATGACTTCGCGATGTTAGAGCGCACGGTACGCGATCATGGCCATAGCATCGCGGCGATTTTGGTCGAGCCGATGATGGGCAACATGGCTGGGATCATGCCTGCTAAGGGTTGGCTGGAATTCATTCGCAAATTGTGTGACGACTACGGCATTGTGATGATCTTGGACGAGGTGAAGACGGGATTCCGCATCGCGCCTGGCGGTGCGCAACAATTCTTCGGCGTGCGCGCCGATCTCGTCACCTACGCTAAGGCGATGGGCAACGGCTTCCCAATCGGCGCCATCGGCGGCAAGGAAGAATTCATGATGACCATCGAGCCAGGCGCAGTGGGTCATGGCGGCACCTACTGCGGCAACGTGGTTTCCGTCGCAGCGTGCGATGCGGTGCTGCGCGTGATGGAGGAAGAGCCGGTGTTCGAGACCATCCACGCGCGAGGGCTGCGGCTGATGGCCGGCATCCAGGAAATTCTCAACCGCTTCGGCATCCCCCATTCGCTGACGGGTGTGCCGGCGATGTTCGGCCTCATCATCGGCGATGGCGAGTCCACCGACAAACCCTCCGACTATCGCTCGGCGGAACGGTTTGCCAACGACGCGCTGATGGACGCGATCTTCGAGGGCTTATATGCGCGCGGGATCATGCCCGACCCAGACTACGGCGAACCCTGGTTCCTGTGCTACGCGCTCTCCGAAGCGGACGTGGACGAGACGCTTCAGGCCTATGAGGATGCAGTGAAAGCAGCGCTGCGATAA
- a CDS encoding HNH endonuclease — MLNVTYEPLSVVPVPRAIHLLMMQRAELIEASDAVVRSERLQLPVPQVIRLLHYVRVPHNLPLPLSRRALLLRDDYTCQYCGAQPGRENLTIDHVIPRSRGGRTEWENVVAACSACNRKKGNRTPEEAGMTLRRKPHRPRFWAMTLLTMATNDVWRKYLNLNGSDET; from the coding sequence GTGCTCAACGTCACGTATGAACCGCTTAGCGTGGTTCCCGTGCCTCGCGCAATCCACCTGTTGATGATGCAGCGAGCCGAGTTGATCGAGGCGTCTGACGCCGTCGTCCGCAGCGAACGGCTGCAACTGCCGGTGCCGCAGGTCATCCGGCTGCTTCATTACGTCCGCGTACCGCACAACTTGCCGCTTCCCCTCTCACGCCGCGCGCTGCTCTTGCGAGATGACTACACCTGCCAGTATTGCGGCGCACAGCCGGGCCGAGAAAATTTAACGATTGATCACGTTATTCCCCGTTCGCGGGGCGGGCGCACGGAGTGGGAGAACGTGGTTGCCGCCTGCAGCGCATGCAACCGCAAGAAAGGCAACCGCACCCCAGAAGAGGCGGGGATGACGCTACGGCGCAAGCCGCATCGCCCGCGCTTCTGGGCCATGACGCTGCTGACCATGGCAACCAACGACGTATGGCGCAAATATCTCAACTTGAACGGGTCAGATGAGACGTGA
- a CDS encoding N(4)-(beta-N-acetylglucosaminyl)-L-asparaginase, which produces MVSAPIILANAEIRDEFIADGMRQLRRGASAGDVAEFIACAVEDDPEEHTVGYGGWPNILGEVELDASFMDGATLRAGAVAALKGFRHPISVARQVMLRLPHVLLAGEGAARFATEIGAERRNMLSPEAQAAWRQRIAEVAQHEEEDAITLTVRALVERRGSDTMNVIVRDAAGNMCSAVSTSGIAWKYPGRVGDSPIIGAGNYCDNRCGAAACMGLGEAAIRIGAAAQAVMLMRLGWSLEAAGREVACQLYALLGESNATDPMRRADWVRILVMDAAGNVGAFATRPGLSYKVQTADDPRPITREAVCPV; this is translated from the coding sequence ATGGTATCTGCACCTATCATCTTAGCCAATGCCGAGATCCGCGACGAATTCATCGCCGACGGCATGCGGCAACTGCGGCGCGGCGCGAGCGCCGGCGACGTGGCCGAATTCATCGCCTGCGCCGTCGAGGATGACCCAGAAGAGCACACCGTCGGCTATGGCGGTTGGCCGAACATCCTGGGCGAAGTCGAGCTGGATGCTTCGTTCATGGACGGTGCGACGCTACGCGCCGGCGCGGTCGCTGCGCTTAAGGGCTTTCGCCATCCGATCAGCGTGGCGCGTCAGGTGATGCTGCGGCTGCCGCATGTGTTGCTCGCAGGCGAGGGCGCTGCGCGCTTTGCGACCGAAATCGGCGCCGAGAGACGCAACATGCTTTCGCCCGAGGCGCAGGCAGCGTGGCGGCAGCGCATCGCCGAGGTGGCTCAGCACGAGGAGGAGGATGCGATCACCCTCACAGTGCGCGCGTTGGTCGAGCGCCGGGGCAGCGACACAATGAACGTGATCGTCCGCGACGCCGCTGGCAACATGTGCAGCGCCGTCAGCACCTCGGGCATCGCCTGGAAATATCCCGGTCGGGTGGGGGACTCGCCCATCATCGGCGCCGGCAACTATTGCGATAACCGCTGCGGCGCGGCGGCCTGCATGGGGCTGGGCGAGGCGGCTATACGCATCGGCGCGGCGGCTCAGGCCGTGATGTTGATGCGCTTGGGCTGGTCTCTGGAGGCAGCCGGGCGCGAGGTGGCGTGTCAGTTGTACGCATTGCTTGGCGAATCCAACGCGACCGATCCCATGCGTCGCGCCGACTGGGTGCGCATCTTGGTCATGGACGCGGCCGGCAACGTCGGTGCGTTCGCTACGCGGCCCGGGCTGAGCTACAAGGTGCAGACCGCCGACGATCCCCGGCCCATCACGCGTGAGGCGGTGTGTCCGGTATAG